The genomic region CCAGCTTTGTTTTGGAAACTTAGTTTATTCGCTTCCTTTCTTTTGTTTGTCTATGGTTGGCTAAGGGACGATTTTGCCATTATGCTTGGCCAAATACTCACCTATTTTATTTATATAAGAAACTTACAATTACAGGGGGAATGGCAGAAATCGCCTTTGCCCTTACGTATATTTTTGGCTATTTTCCCCATATTGATTGTTATTTACGGTTATAACAACAATGTTTACGATATTGATGATCTTTTTAAAAATGAGGAAATCCCGCTATGGCTGCTTATTTTAGGAATTGTGGCACAGGTTTTATTCACTTTTCGGTTTATTTATCAATGGATTTATTCTGAAAGAAGAAAAGAATCCTCACTCCCCGCTGGGTTTTGGCTTCTTAGCTTATTGGGAGCCCTCATGATATTGAGTTATGCTATCTTTAGAAAAGATCCTGTGCTACTCGTGGGCCATTCCTTGGGAAGTGTTATTTATGTTCGAAATTTATTGATCCTAAAAAAACAACATGACTAAAATTATAGAAGAACATTCCATAAAAATCATACTTCTAGTTTGTGCAGTAATTTTCTTGGCCAATCTAGATGTTATTTATGTAAATATAATGGAAGCTCGAAATTTTGTTACCGCCAGGGAAATGCTTCATCAAGGAAATTGGGTACTTACTACCATGAACGATTATCCACGCTACGAGAAACCACCACTACCCACTTGGCTTACAGCCATAAGCGCCTATATTTTTGGGGTTCATAATCTTTTTGCCCTACGGCTACCCGCTTCGTTATCAGCCATTGTATTGGTATTTTTCGTTTATAAAATAGCCGTACTACTCTTTCAAAATAAAAAACTGAGTTTCTATGCTGCTTTAATATTACCAACTTCGTTCTATATTATTTTTTCTGGAAGAAACGGTCAATGGGATATTTTCACCCATAGTTTTATGGTCGTAAGTATTTATTTCTTGATAAAAACAGTAAAGTTTGATCGGAATAAATGGCTTAATGCAATTTTAGGAGGTATCTTTTTTGGTTGTTCCTTTTTAAGTAAAGGGCCCGTTTCCCTCTATGCACTTTGGCTTCCATTTTTAATTGCTTTCGGCGTCGCCTACAAAAGCGAGTTAAAACGAAACCGTATCCTGCCATTTTTAACGATGTTGGGTTTAGGACTACTAATCGGTATCTCTTGGTTTGCTTATGTGCGTTACGCAGATCCTGAATCTTTCTTGGAAATAGCTACGGAAGAAGCTGGAAATTGGACCAGCTATAATGTGCGTCCTTTTTATTATTACTGGAGCTTCTTTACCCAAAGTGGTATTTGGACAATCCCCGCATTTGTAGCCTTGCTATTTCCATACTTAAAAAATAAAGTAAGTGACAAGAAAGCATATCTATTTTCATTCACGTGGACCATGGCAGCGGTAGTTTTACTCTCCATAATTCCAGAGAAAAAGTCTCGTTATCTTTTACCTGTGTTAATCCCAATGGCATTGAATACTGCTTTTTATATTGAATATTTAATCCTTCATTTTAACTCCTTAAAAAAGGCTGAGAAATTTCCGGTGTATTTTAATTTCGGACTCATAGCGGTTATTGGGATAGTGTTTCCCATTGGCGGATTTATATTTCTTCAAGAGAAAGTAGACGGCTTTTTATTTGTTTTTTCATTAACTTCAGTACTGTTATTTTCAATAGGATTAGCCATATTTTATTTCCTTCGGAAGAAAAACATAGAAAATGTATTTTACCTAACAATTAGCTTTATAGCCGTAATAATTTTAGTAGGGTTTCCTTTGGCCAAAACTTTTAATACCAATGCCACCTTTAACAACATAAGTAAGTTGAGTACCAAACTTCCACTTTATTCTATTGGAGAGCCTTCTCCTGAAATGATTTGGCATTTGGGACATTCTGCGCCAGAAATTAAACATGGAAAAAAGTTGAGCATTCCAGAGGAAAATGAATTCGGAATTTTAGTAAATCCCGCAAACGAAGAAGAATTTAAACGTATCTTTGAAACGGATTTTTCCATAGATTTTAAAGAAACTTTTGATATAAACTATACCGCTAGTCCGGGTGAAAGAGCCTACAAAGACAGGCTTACCAGTAAATATTACGTTGTAAAAAAGAACCAGTAGATTATGACACTCAATAGAACCGAAAAATTAGGGTACGCTTTTTTAGCCATTATTTTTATTTACAGCTTATACTTAGGGTTTACCAATCCAGAATATTTCAACAACACCTTTACGGCAGAAGACCATACCGTAGAATGGGGAACGGCCATTATGCTTTTGTGTATAAGTTTACTTTGCCTTTTTCGTTTATTCACCATAAGCAAAGGAAAATCGACCACTTGGAAAATTGGCGTTTTTCTATTTGCCATACTTTTCTTTTTTGGAGCGGGCGAAGAAATTTCATGGGGACAGCGTATTTTTGGGATTGAATCCAGCGAATATTTTATTGCCAATAACGCTCAAGGTGAAACCAATTTGCACAATCTTGTTGTCGGAGGTAAAAAGGTCAATAAAATTATTTTCAGCCAGCTGCTAATGGTAGCCATGGTAATTTATTTAATTGTTGTTCCAATACTATATAAAAAAATGGCATGGGTAAAAAACCTAGCAGATAGTTTTGCAGTTCCGGTAGTAAAATGGCATCAAACTATTGCTTTTATAGTTTCTACCATATTGGTTGCTGTTATTCCTCCAGACAGAAAATGGGAAGTTTATGAATTTGCTTTCGGCGTTATTTTCTTCCTGATTTTTCTCTATCCGCTTAACGGATTTATTTTTGAAAAGGAATATGTAAAGAATGTCGAATAGCTGTTTGGCATAAAGTTTTTCAGGAGAGTAACTGTTAAAAAAAGTTATCTCCTGCCACCACCATAAACACCAATGCTCATGCTTGGTACTACCCTCGGGCCATGAGAGCCCCAAACAACATCTACTCCTGCACTACTCGCAATATGCGCATTGGAACAAGAGACCAAGGTGTACATGGAACAAATTAGAAATACCACGGCTAAGATTTTTAATAAATACTTCATCTTTTAAAATTTTAAATTATTTGGTATAGTTTTCTAAACAAAGCGTTGCTCCTTCCGGATCTTGGAACACCACAATATTACCGTTTCTAACTTCTGGATTAGGTTTTAAATACACATAGGCATCTGTAGAAGAAAGAAGTTTATAGGCTCCGTCTATGTCGCTAATTTTAATGTAGGGTACCCACTGGGTGTTAGCACCTTTTAAGGGGTTTTTCATAAGTCCGGCAATTTTTTTATCCCCATCCATTAAAACCCAATAAGGCTTTCCATCGTCGTCTGTCATGGTAGTCGTTAAATTAAAAACTTCCGTATAAAATTTTTCGCTGGTTTCGGTATCGGTGGTCCACAATTCCTGCCATATCCATTTACCCTCTTTATTCTCCAACAGGTTCATTTTCGGGTTTATGGTTTCTATAAAAGATAATTTTTCACCAAGAGGCCCTTCCACAATAACCTGTTGACCCACATTATCACTCACTTTAAACTTATCTATAATAACGCGACCACCCTTATTTACGAAGTCGCTTATGGAAGCATCTATATTATCGGTTTGTATGGAGGCTATCCAAGCGGAAGCATCCGCTTTTTTAATCTCTATCATACTTCCTATAATTTGACCGTTGTTGGAAATGATCGCCAGTTTCTGGCCTTTTATAATAACATCCCTAAATGTC from Galbibacter sp. BG1 harbors:
- a CDS encoding lipid-A-disaccharide synthase N-terminal domain-containing protein, encoding MSNWLVYAVGFLAQILFSGRLIFQWLASEKSKKVITPALFWKLSLFASFLLFVYGWLRDDFAIMLGQILTYFIYIRNLQLQGEWQKSPLPLRIFLAIFPILIVIYGYNNNVYDIDDLFKNEEIPLWLLILGIVAQVLFTFRFIYQWIYSERRKESSLPAGFWLLSLLGALMILSYAIFRKDPVLLVGHSLGSVIYVRNLLILKKQHD
- a CDS encoding ArnT family glycosyltransferase, giving the protein MTKIIEEHSIKIILLVCAVIFLANLDVIYVNIMEARNFVTAREMLHQGNWVLTTMNDYPRYEKPPLPTWLTAISAYIFGVHNLFALRLPASLSAIVLVFFVYKIAVLLFQNKKLSFYAALILPTSFYIIFSGRNGQWDIFTHSFMVVSIYFLIKTVKFDRNKWLNAILGGIFFGCSFLSKGPVSLYALWLPFLIAFGVAYKSELKRNRILPFLTMLGLGLLIGISWFAYVRYADPESFLEIATEEAGNWTSYNVRPFYYYWSFFTQSGIWTIPAFVALLFPYLKNKVSDKKAYLFSFTWTMAAVVLLSIIPEKKSRYLLPVLIPMALNTAFYIEYLILHFNSLKKAEKFPVYFNFGLIAVIGIVFPIGGFIFLQEKVDGFLFVFSLTSVLLFSIGLAIFYFLRKKNIENVFYLTISFIAVIILVGFPLAKTFNTNATFNNISKLSTKLPLYSIGEPSPEMIWHLGHSAPEIKHGKKLSIPEENEFGILVNPANEEEFKRIFETDFSIDFKETFDINYTASPGERAYKDRLTSKYYVVKKNQ
- a CDS encoding VOC family protein — protein: MRKATMAILAIIFVMQFGFSKDRVEPKKEILFNSYQEYGGVVWYNLVTPNIASSKAFYQKLCKWTFRDVIIKGQKLAIISNNGQIIGSMIEIKKADASAWIASIQTDNIDASISDFVNKGGRVIIDKFKVSDNVGQQVIVEGPLGEKLSFIETINPKMNLLENKEGKWIWQELWTTDTETSEKFYTEVFNLTTTMTDDDGKPYWVLMDGDKKIAGLMKNPLKGANTQWVPYIKISDIDGAYKLLSSTDAYVYLKPNPEVRNGNIVVFQDPEGATLCLENYTK